The Microbulbifer sp. YPW1 genome contains a region encoding:
- a CDS encoding M1 family metallopeptidase, giving the protein MRILTLPALLAGLILLTACGTDNKSSAEKPAQQTAAPNEQAASTEAAPAESSVEAQAPAGKLPDGVRPTAYRLDLNLDPRQDQFGGQVEIDIEIDEATDHIWMHGNNIDVTDIKALVPGKEAPVSAHYRQMLESGVVRVDFAGGVPAGKITLRIQYQAPFDKNLAGLFKVEEKGEAYALAKSESIQARRFLPGFDEPGLKATYDISLTIPKGYKAIGNAPETSRTDAGNGMGKVTFARTRPMPTYLLSLAVGPFDVVERPAIPANKYRKHELPLRGFARKGRGKDLKYILDVTPEMLRIFEEQLQRPYPFKKLDIVAAPQWPSGATELSAAITYREQRILVEGDEPAPGLRLALLGVHAHEIAHMWFGNLVTPPWWDDLWLKEGFSTWGTPLVLTLMEPDGGHDLNAAVRAISAMKLDSLASTRAIREPIVDNNNIRNAYDAITYAKSLGVIHMVDEFFGAETFRPALGRYIEAFADGVADSPDFYKVIGDETNSPQLTDTFRSFVEQKGVPLLQVNMDCSKDGAAAVRITQQRYKPLGSPISDSGQQWSIPFCMRSSSGMAQCEFLTEKEQVIDISGGQCPEWVLPNANGSGYYRFSMDEKSWQALLAQFAELAPTERLSVIDSAFAAFEAGQLKSNTLFEVLRLSANSDKRQVVEAPLGYLAKYADHYVEPQQRDNWQAFLAKLYREKVKSLQDSSDNENKLLYSELLGFLAVEAKDADARKLLQQKAEKFIGFNQSRDPKALNSDLYQSALTVAVQDSGKAFVEKLIEVRNELDDPLFDSASANALGRVTDPALLHTVQQLALSDDMGAREAFGLISNALAEPALQAKNWDWLQHNFSAVVAKIPEQWRRNTPRFAANFCDANTLKQAQALFTQQQKLVPGYQRALSQTEESINLCVALKDKGQELVGSLK; this is encoded by the coding sequence ATGCGAATCCTCACACTTCCGGCCCTTCTCGCCGGGTTGATACTGCTCACCGCCTGCGGAACAGACAATAAAAGCTCAGCGGAAAAACCCGCACAGCAAACCGCCGCCCCCAATGAACAAGCCGCCAGTACCGAAGCGGCCCCCGCGGAATCCAGCGTGGAAGCACAGGCCCCCGCCGGTAAACTGCCCGACGGCGTGCGCCCCACCGCCTATCGCCTCGACCTGAACCTGGACCCGCGCCAGGACCAGTTCGGCGGGCAGGTAGAAATCGACATAGAGATCGACGAAGCCACCGACCACATCTGGATGCACGGCAATAACATCGACGTCACCGATATCAAGGCCCTGGTCCCGGGAAAAGAAGCCCCGGTCTCCGCCCACTACCGGCAAATGCTTGAAAGCGGCGTCGTGCGCGTGGACTTCGCCGGCGGCGTACCCGCCGGAAAAATCACCCTGCGCATCCAGTACCAGGCGCCGTTTGATAAAAACCTCGCCGGCCTGTTCAAGGTCGAAGAAAAAGGCGAGGCCTACGCACTGGCCAAATCCGAATCGATCCAGGCCCGCCGCTTCCTGCCCGGCTTCGACGAGCCAGGGCTCAAGGCCACCTACGACATCAGCCTCACCATTCCCAAAGGCTACAAAGCCATTGGCAATGCGCCGGAAACCAGCCGCACCGACGCCGGCAACGGTATGGGAAAGGTCACCTTCGCACGGACCCGCCCCATGCCTACCTACCTGCTGTCACTCGCGGTGGGCCCCTTCGACGTGGTCGAGCGCCCGGCTATCCCCGCCAACAAATACCGCAAGCACGAATTGCCGCTGCGCGGCTTTGCGCGCAAGGGCCGCGGCAAGGACCTGAAGTACATCCTCGACGTCACTCCCGAAATGCTGCGTATTTTCGAAGAGCAGCTGCAGCGTCCCTACCCGTTCAAGAAACTGGATATCGTCGCCGCACCCCAGTGGCCCAGCGGTGCAACCGAACTCTCCGCCGCCATCACCTATCGCGAGCAGCGCATCCTGGTAGAGGGTGACGAACCTGCACCCGGCCTGCGCCTGGCTCTGCTCGGGGTACACGCCCATGAAATCGCCCACATGTGGTTCGGCAACCTGGTTACCCCACCCTGGTGGGACGACCTGTGGCTGAAGGAGGGCTTCTCAACCTGGGGCACCCCGCTGGTACTCACCCTGATGGAACCAGACGGCGGTCACGACCTGAACGCCGCGGTGCGTGCTATCAGCGCAATGAAGCTGGACTCACTGGCCAGCACCCGCGCCATCCGCGAACCCATCGTGGACAACAACAATATCCGTAACGCCTACGATGCCATCACCTACGCCAAGAGCCTCGGCGTGATCCACATGGTGGATGAATTCTTCGGCGCGGAGACATTCCGCCCGGCACTCGGCCGCTATATCGAAGCTTTTGCCGACGGCGTCGCGGATTCTCCGGACTTCTACAAGGTCATCGGTGACGAGACCAACAGCCCGCAGCTCACCGACACCTTCCGGAGTTTTGTCGAGCAGAAAGGTGTTCCGCTGCTGCAGGTCAACATGGATTGCAGCAAGGATGGCGCCGCCGCGGTGCGGATCACGCAGCAGCGCTACAAGCCGCTCGGCTCACCCATCTCCGATAGCGGCCAGCAGTGGAGTATTCCGTTCTGTATGCGCAGCAGCTCCGGCATGGCCCAGTGCGAATTCCTGACCGAAAAGGAACAGGTCATCGACATTTCCGGTGGCCAGTGCCCGGAATGGGTTCTGCCCAACGCCAATGGCAGCGGCTACTACCGTTTCTCCATGGATGAAAAGTCATGGCAGGCCCTGCTCGCGCAATTTGCCGAACTGGCGCCCACCGAGCGGCTGTCGGTGATAGATAGCGCCTTCGCCGCTTTTGAAGCCGGTCAGTTGAAATCGAACACGCTGTTTGAGGTGTTGCGCCTGTCCGCAAACTCCGACAAGCGCCAGGTGGTCGAAGCACCGCTCGGCTATCTCGCCAAGTACGCCGACCACTATGTGGAGCCACAGCAGCGGGATAACTGGCAGGCATTTCTCGCCAAGCTCTACCGGGAGAAAGTGAAGTCCCTGCAAGACAGCAGCGACAATGAAAACAAGCTGCTGTACAGCGAGCTGCTCGGTTTCCTCGCGGTGGAAGCCAAGGATGCGGATGCGCGCAAGTTACTACAGCAGAAAGCGGAGAAATTTATCGGCTTTAACCAGTCCCGCGATCCCAAGGCACTCAACTCGGATCTCTACCAGAGCGCACTGACTGTTGCGGTGCAGGATTCCGGCAAGGCATTTGTGGAGAAGCTGATTGAAGTGCGCAACGAACTGGACGATCCCCTGTTCGACAGCGCCAGTGCCAATGCACTGGGGCGCGTGACCGACCCGGCGCTGCTGCACACCGTCCAGCAACTGGCACTCAGCGATGACATGGGTGCACGGGAAGCCTTCGGCCTGATCAGCAATGCCCTGGCTGAACCGGCGCTGCAGGCAAAAAACTGGGACTGGCTGCAGCACAACTTCAGCGCAGTGGTTGCCAAGATCCCGGAACAGTGGCGACGCAACACCCCGCGGTTTGCCGCCAACTTCTGTGATGCCAACACACTGAAGCAGGCTCAGGCGCTGTTTACCCAGCAACAGAAACTGGTGCCGGGCTACCAGCGCGCCCTGTCGCAGACCGAGGAGAGCATCAACCTGTGCGTAGCACTGAAAGATAAAGGGCAGGAACTGGTAGGAAGCTTAAAGTAA
- a CDS encoding sulfotransferase, which translates to MQPKIEFSSEPSSEAKRAYTKARELFRKGKLAAAQDAAKAVIDCSPGFASGRRLYADILIGCGQFSAARDQLQQALGLFPESVERRRPIQLHLATAFVREGDLAGALRVLQSADLAPVEQLDLALLSQLGYLLTLCESHGSALQAFEAALRERPDDPLLLFNCAAANRAMGKLERAEALYDRVLALNPDDWEAYKNRSDLRKQTPDHNHVRELQQRLARADLPQVAKVQLHFALAKEYEDLGEYSASFDALQLGCGARRSGIDYELDRDLSVMQGITDAFDTNFLDQPSVPESLGQEIIFILGMPRTGSTLLDRVLCAAGDVVSAGEPDTFARTLLLEARRASEGRDGQNPILDAAGDLNIAEVGSAYVRQLKARAQLAGGRRIIDKNPMNFLYLGWIARALPGAKIVHLCRNPMDTCFAIYKTLFKSAYPFSYDQAEMAEYYCGYRKLMHHWKQIFPERVIDVHYERLVAELAREGRNLYQACDLAWSDGILDSYYRDHTGTATASAAQVRQPVYLTSVNKWQHYGKELIPMQEILRREGVDFDG; encoded by the coding sequence ATGCAGCCGAAGATTGAATTTAGTTCTGAGCCAAGCAGTGAAGCGAAGCGAGCCTACACCAAGGCCCGTGAACTGTTTCGCAAGGGAAAATTGGCTGCGGCGCAGGACGCTGCCAAGGCGGTTATTGATTGTTCGCCGGGGTTTGCCAGTGGTCGGCGTCTGTATGCGGATATCCTGATCGGTTGCGGTCAGTTTTCCGCGGCCAGAGATCAGCTGCAGCAGGCACTGGGGTTATTTCCCGAAAGTGTCGAACGGCGTCGTCCGATACAGCTGCACCTGGCAACCGCTTTCGTGCGCGAGGGAGATTTGGCGGGGGCGCTGCGTGTACTTCAGTCTGCGGACCTCGCGCCAGTGGAACAGCTCGATCTGGCGTTGCTATCCCAACTGGGTTACTTGCTTACCTTGTGCGAATCTCACGGGAGTGCGCTTCAGGCCTTTGAAGCCGCTTTGCGCGAACGGCCAGATGACCCGTTGTTGTTGTTCAATTGCGCGGCGGCAAACCGCGCCATGGGGAAACTCGAGCGTGCCGAAGCATTGTATGACCGCGTGCTCGCGCTGAATCCGGATGACTGGGAGGCCTACAAAAATCGCTCGGATCTGCGCAAGCAGACACCTGATCACAATCATGTGCGAGAGCTTCAGCAGCGACTGGCTCGAGCGGACCTTCCCCAGGTTGCGAAAGTACAACTGCATTTTGCACTGGCGAAAGAGTATGAGGATCTCGGAGAGTATTCTGCGAGTTTCGATGCGCTGCAGCTTGGGTGCGGCGCGCGCAGATCTGGCATTGATTACGAGTTGGATCGCGATCTCTCCGTGATGCAGGGCATTACGGATGCGTTTGATACAAATTTTCTGGATCAGCCATCGGTTCCCGAATCGCTGGGGCAGGAAATCATCTTCATCCTCGGTATGCCGCGCACTGGCTCCACGCTTCTGGACCGCGTGCTTTGTGCCGCTGGCGATGTGGTTTCTGCGGGTGAGCCGGATACCTTTGCCCGCACATTATTGCTTGAGGCACGGAGGGCCAGCGAGGGCCGTGATGGACAGAATCCAATTCTTGATGCCGCCGGAGATCTGAATATTGCCGAGGTTGGTTCTGCCTATGTCCGACAGTTGAAAGCGCGCGCGCAACTGGCTGGGGGCCGCCGGATCATCGACAAGAATCCGATGAATTTTCTCTATCTCGGCTGGATTGCCCGGGCGCTGCCCGGGGCGAAGATTGTTCACCTGTGCAGGAACCCGATGGATACCTGCTTTGCCATTTATAAAACTCTGTTCAAAAGCGCCTATCCATTTTCTTATGATCAGGCAGAGATGGCGGAATATTACTGTGGCTACCGGAAACTCATGCACCACTGGAAACAGATATTTCCCGAGCGTGTGATCGACGTTCACTATGAGAGGCTGGTCGCGGAGTTGGCACGCGAGGGCCGGAACCTGTATCAGGCCTGTGATCTTGCCTGGAGTGATGGGATTCTTGATTCCTATTATCGGGACCATACGGGAACAGCCACAGCCAGTGCCGCTCAGGTAAGACAGCCGGTCTACCTAACCTCCGTGAACAAGTGGCAACACTATGGCAAGGAACTGATACCGATGCAGGAAATCCTGCGGCGAGAGGGTGTCGATTTCGATGGGTGA
- a CDS encoding RICIN domain-containing protein, translating to MMRRVFFSIALVLLCANASALDNGRYVIVSKLNGNALDVDSFDTADGANVMTWFTLGYNNQQFDITQLSDGSYSIRPVHSNKSLDVWEWNAEDGAEVRQWTYNGGDNQRWWIDPQGGGYFSIISKFSGKAIDVWEASMYAGADARLYTYWGGPGQLWTLQRVGSSSECYAGATLTHRFVDCGGKTIGLSCSGDSESQPPVLTLHNSSIRNVKLAANGGSDGIHCTAGNCTLADVQWHDICEDAATNKSEGGTMTIVGGHVYNSASGGYGGKPDKIFQHNSKNSTTIVSGGFTAYGQNGKLWRSCGNCTNNGGPRNLLAYDVNVDGDIGSIAGVNRNYGDVATIRDLRIRNYRAGDPKVCEEYRGVQKGSSSTKYGEYWNTYSCNVSRSDVSGL from the coding sequence ATGATGAGAAGAGTCTTTTTCTCAATTGCATTGGTGCTGTTATGCGCCAATGCGTCGGCACTGGACAATGGCAGGTATGTCATCGTCTCCAAACTTAACGGTAACGCTCTGGACGTCGACAGTTTCGACACCGCAGACGGCGCCAACGTGATGACCTGGTTTACCCTGGGTTACAACAACCAGCAGTTTGATATCACCCAACTGAGTGACGGCAGTTATTCCATTCGCCCGGTACACAGCAACAAGTCTCTGGATGTCTGGGAGTGGAACGCGGAGGACGGCGCGGAAGTGCGGCAGTGGACTTATAATGGTGGAGATAACCAGCGCTGGTGGATCGACCCCCAGGGCGGTGGTTACTTCTCAATTATCTCCAAGTTCAGCGGTAAAGCCATCGATGTATGGGAAGCGAGTATGTACGCCGGCGCCGATGCCCGCCTGTACACGTACTGGGGCGGCCCGGGTCAGTTGTGGACTCTGCAAAGAGTCGGCAGCTCCAGTGAGTGTTATGCCGGTGCAACGCTTACTCATCGCTTTGTAGACTGTGGCGGCAAGACCATTGGTCTCAGCTGCTCCGGTGACAGCGAAAGTCAACCGCCAGTACTCACCCTGCACAATTCCTCCATCCGCAATGTGAAACTGGCGGCCAACGGTGGCTCCGACGGCATCCACTGTACCGCCGGCAACTGCACCCTGGCGGATGTGCAATGGCACGATATCTGTGAAGATGCGGCCACCAACAAGTCCGAGGGTGGAACCATGACCATCGTCGGCGGCCACGTTTACAACTCTGCAAGCGGCGGTTACGGCGGTAAGCCAGATAAAATCTTCCAGCACAACTCCAAAAACAGCACCACCATTGTTAGCGGCGGCTTTACCGCATATGGCCAAAATGGAAAGCTTTGGCGCTCCTGTGGTAACTGCACCAACAACGGCGGGCCGCGTAACCTGCTGGCATACGACGTGAACGTCGATGGCGATATCGGCTCCATTGCCGGTGTGAATCGCAACTACGGTGATGTAGCCACCATCAGGGATCTGCGTATCCGGAACTACCGCGCGGGTGATCCCAAGGTGTGCGAGGAATACCGGGGTGTGCAGAAAGGCAGCTCGTCCACCAAGTACGGGGAATACTGGAACACCTACAGCTGTAACGTGTCCCGTTCCGACGTAAGCGGGCTCTGA
- a CDS encoding alpha/beta fold hydrolase has protein sequence MNTSALPALLAGVLLMASTLFGAQRAHADPIFIADLDIVSFDGTEIDANLFVPDTPAPAGGYPTVLFTNSWVLDKHQYLLQAKALAENGYLVMSYSTRGFGASGGTVDVTGPATIADGKVLIDWLEANYPVGKLGAAGISYGAGTSLVLAAQDPRIDAVAALSGWSDIVEGLYPNETVNLVWGSLLTLTAFNLDTSVDVIWSNLRSGTDIDSVYNFAAPRSALSYVDNLNANGTAVLMSNNFADYLFKPNSMTQLYSLLDGPKKLLLNPGTHAVGETLGGNEGHIWATSFRWFDHYLKGDANGIDSEPKVDMAVRISNKIEQFDDFPVTDKRTRYYLHPRLSYFNNASMKTGTYNGWGWNNDFHGGADTKAGTGIPVISDALEGFGIPVYTDMNGINGYHAIEYNSPVHWSTFKIRGTPTLEMWIKPSKPEVQLQVHLYDTNPLGWGRLITHAPITLHDAAVGQAQKISLELFTTSYDVPPGHVVTLAIDTEGLIYQKPRDTWYEIEVPYRSNRQSVLTIPHL, from the coding sequence ATGAACACATCCGCCCTGCCGGCACTGCTCGCCGGCGTCCTGTTAATGGCCAGCACCCTGTTCGGCGCGCAACGCGCCCACGCAGACCCTATCTTTATTGCCGACCTGGATATCGTCAGTTTCGATGGCACCGAGATAGACGCCAACCTGTTTGTACCCGACACCCCCGCACCCGCCGGCGGCTATCCCACGGTACTGTTCACCAACAGTTGGGTTCTGGATAAACACCAGTACCTGCTGCAGGCCAAAGCCCTGGCAGAAAACGGCTACCTGGTGATGAGCTACTCCACCCGCGGCTTCGGCGCCTCCGGCGGCACCGTCGACGTTACCGGTCCGGCCACCATTGCCGATGGCAAGGTGCTGATCGACTGGCTCGAGGCAAACTACCCCGTGGGCAAGCTGGGCGCCGCCGGTATCTCCTACGGCGCTGGCACCTCCCTGGTACTGGCCGCCCAGGACCCGCGCATAGACGCGGTTGCCGCGCTCTCGGGCTGGTCCGATATCGTCGAGGGGCTCTACCCCAACGAGACCGTCAACCTGGTGTGGGGCTCACTGCTGACCCTTACCGCATTCAATCTGGACACCTCGGTGGACGTCATCTGGAGCAACCTGCGCAGCGGCACCGATATCGACAGTGTGTATAACTTTGCCGCCCCGCGTTCCGCCCTCAGCTATGTGGATAACCTCAACGCCAACGGTACCGCAGTGCTGATGTCCAACAACTTTGCCGATTACCTGTTCAAGCCCAACAGCATGACCCAGCTGTACAGCCTGCTCGACGGGCCGAAAAAACTCCTGCTCAACCCCGGCACCCACGCCGTGGGCGAAACCCTGGGCGGTAACGAAGGCCATATCTGGGCCACCAGCTTCCGTTGGTTCGATCACTACCTGAAGGGCGACGCCAACGGTATCGACAGCGAGCCCAAGGTCGATATGGCGGTGCGCATCAGCAACAAGATCGAACAGTTCGACGACTTTCCGGTGACCGACAAGCGCACCCGCTACTACCTGCACCCGCGGCTCAGTTACTTCAACAACGCCAGCATGAAGACCGGCACCTATAACGGCTGGGGCTGGAACAATGACTTCCACGGCGGTGCCGACACCAAAGCCGGCACCGGCATCCCGGTAATCTCCGATGCCCTCGAAGGCTTCGGCATTCCCGTTTACACGGATATGAATGGCATCAACGGCTACCACGCCATAGAATACAACTCGCCGGTGCACTGGAGCACCTTCAAAATCCGCGGCACCCCGACACTGGAAATGTGGATAAAACCCAGCAAACCCGAAGTCCAACTGCAGGTACACCTGTACGACACCAACCCCCTCGGCTGGGGCCGCCTCATCACCCACGCCCCCATCACCCTGCACGATGCCGCCGTGGGCCAGGCCCAGAAGATCTCACTGGAACTGTTCACCACCTCCTACGATGTGCCGCCCGGACACGTGGTGACGCTGGCGATCGATACCGAGGGCCTCATCTACCAGAAGCCCCGCGATACCTGGTATGAAATTGAAGTGCCCTACAGAAGTAACCGGCAGTCGGTGCTGACGATTCCGCATTTGTAA
- a CDS encoding TonB-dependent receptor — MKQPIKQGFSKSILASAVASVSAGTLFAIPQLVQAQSTEMIEEVIVTATRRSQSVQDIPYNISAVAGDELEAGQITDAAEMMRSVPGLTVVDRGYRNSGTVNGVIIRGMNVDSGANGDVPLSAVPTVATYVDDTPLYGNFILKDIERVEVLRGPQGTLYGSGSLAGTVRYIMKKPSMEGFEAKVGSSVSQTEGSAGNNFSADALVNIPLGDKAALRASAGMIDNDGIVDYTNVYVLDAQGAPVAEGGDIANGAPLFRSVQDADTVDITYARASLLIEPNDQLSMQLSHQMQSDEIGGRRQVTRGTNWVSGEEAFYDDYENGAVTLEPSERDVSLTALEISLDMGFATFTSSTSSYSHDGIAISDNSGFYAQNDWFAAYYGGSPRPLAKAERFYDDSALVQEIRLVSNGDQFVDWVAGLFYMDQESKAGQNSYMPGWAAWAAEAPSAWGVGDSVAEDFAFYGANVQDQDFYFRRNQSFTDAAIFGETTFNFSDTFRMTLGLRHFDNELTNDSVLQLPIWPEPEEDTRASFTTKENDTLLKANVSWDMSADTMLYATVSEGYRRGGANAVPLTGGFAESPDYLQYGSDQVMNYELGVKGATDTLRYTVSLFRMDWSDPQLNTSTANWGFFAAVNGDEARTQGLEVELQGDLTESIGYSLGYAFVDAELTADFYQPYGNFGGSGVTGEFIVAESGAALPGTAEHTLSVSMDHTTEVGSYTLVSRLNGYYQSETSNAIGTGRTAAEFDAFQLWNLSSTLVAESWDATLYAKNLFNEDGVTGALTEAHMGTDPAENFYGNSSKDYISLPRTLGVSGRYHF; from the coding sequence ATGAAACAACCAATCAAGCAGGGGTTCAGCAAGTCCATTCTGGCCAGTGCTGTTGCGAGCGTATCCGCCGGTACCTTGTTCGCCATTCCGCAATTGGTGCAGGCGCAAAGTACCGAAATGATTGAGGAAGTCATCGTTACCGCGACGCGCCGCTCACAGAGTGTGCAGGATATTCCCTACAACATTTCAGCCGTTGCCGGTGATGAGCTGGAAGCCGGCCAGATTACCGATGCCGCAGAAATGATGCGCAGCGTTCCTGGGCTGACGGTTGTCGATCGCGGTTACCGGAATTCCGGTACCGTCAATGGTGTCATTATCCGCGGTATGAACGTCGATAGCGGCGCAAACGGTGATGTTCCCCTATCGGCAGTGCCCACGGTAGCAACCTACGTGGACGATACACCGCTGTATGGCAACTTTATCCTCAAGGATATTGAGCGCGTGGAAGTATTGCGCGGCCCACAGGGTACGCTTTACGGCTCCGGTTCCCTCGCAGGCACCGTCCGCTACATCATGAAGAAACCTTCAATGGAAGGTTTTGAAGCAAAAGTCGGCAGCAGTGTCAGCCAGACAGAAGGCTCGGCTGGCAACAACTTCAGCGCGGATGCGCTGGTGAATATTCCGCTGGGTGACAAAGCGGCGCTGCGCGCTTCGGCGGGCATGATCGACAACGACGGTATTGTCGATTACACCAATGTGTACGTACTCGACGCGCAGGGCGCCCCTGTGGCCGAGGGCGGTGACATTGCCAACGGCGCCCCGCTATTCCGCAGTGTGCAAGACGCCGATACCGTCGATATTACGTACGCCCGCGCGTCCCTGCTGATCGAGCCGAACGATCAACTGAGTATGCAGCTTTCCCACCAGATGCAGAGTGACGAAATCGGTGGCCGCCGACAGGTTACCCGTGGCACCAACTGGGTCAGCGGAGAGGAAGCCTTCTACGATGACTATGAAAACGGCGCGGTGACACTGGAGCCTTCCGAGCGCGACGTATCGCTGACCGCACTGGAAATATCACTGGATATGGGGTTCGCGACCTTTACTTCCAGTACCTCCAGCTATTCCCACGATGGCATCGCCATCAGTGACAACTCCGGTTTCTACGCACAGAACGACTGGTTCGCTGCCTACTACGGTGGTTCGCCGAGACCGCTGGCAAAAGCCGAACGCTTCTACGACGACAGCGCCCTGGTTCAGGAAATCCGCCTGGTTTCCAATGGCGATCAGTTTGTGGATTGGGTCGCGGGCTTATTCTACATGGACCAGGAGAGCAAGGCTGGCCAGAACAGTTATATGCCGGGCTGGGCGGCGTGGGCAGCCGAGGCTCCGTCAGCCTGGGGTGTTGGCGATAGTGTTGCCGAAGACTTCGCATTCTATGGCGCCAATGTACAGGACCAGGATTTCTACTTCCGCCGCAACCAGAGTTTTACCGATGCGGCGATCTTCGGGGAAACCACGTTCAATTTCTCAGACACTTTCCGCATGACCCTGGGGCTGCGTCATTTCGACAATGAGCTCACCAATGACAGTGTACTGCAGCTGCCCATCTGGCCGGAGCCGGAGGAAGATACCCGCGCAAGCTTCACCACCAAAGAAAATGACACCCTGCTGAAAGCCAATGTGTCCTGGGATATGAGCGCGGACACCATGCTGTACGCAACGGTCTCCGAGGGCTATCGCCGCGGCGGCGCCAATGCGGTGCCCTTGACCGGGGGGTTCGCGGAAAGCCCGGACTACCTGCAGTACGGCTCGGACCAGGTGATGAACTACGAGCTCGGTGTAAAAGGTGCAACGGATACGCTGCGCTATACCGTGTCGCTGTTCCGCATGGACTGGAGTGATCCCCAGCTCAATACCTCGACCGCGAACTGGGGCTTCTTTGCCGCGGTCAATGGTGATGAGGCGAGAACCCAGGGGCTGGAGGTGGAGCTGCAGGGTGACCTGACCGAAAGCATCGGTTACAGCCTCGGCTACGCGTTCGTTGATGCAGAATTGACCGCGGACTTCTACCAGCCCTATGGCAACTTCGGAGGCAGTGGTGTCACCGGAGAGTTCATTGTGGCCGAGTCAGGGGCGGCGCTGCCGGGAACCGCCGAGCATACGCTGTCGGTTTCCATGGATCACACTACAGAGGTCGGCAGCTACACCCTGGTCAGCCGCCTGAACGGTTACTATCAGTCCGAAACCTCCAACGCCATCGGTACAGGAAGAACGGCGGCTGAGTTTGACGCTTTCCAGCTGTGGAATTTGAGCAGCACTCTGGTAGCCGAGTCCTGGGACGCCACCCTGTATGCGAAAAACCTCTTCAACGAAGATGGTGTGACCGGCGCCCTGACCGAGGCTCATATGGGCACGGACCCGGCAGAGAACTTCTACGGCAACTCGTCCAAAGACTACATAAGCCTGCCGCGCACCCTGGGTGTTTCCGGACGCTACCACTTCTAA